The following are from one region of the Nicotiana tabacum cultivar K326 chromosome 3, ASM71507v2, whole genome shotgun sequence genome:
- the LOC107830886 gene encoding transcription factor MYB48-like, which translates to MAQEEARKGPWSEQEDLQLAFYVNLFGDRRWDFLAKVSGLKRTGKSCRLRWVNYLHPGLKRGKMTPQEERLILELHSKWGNRWSRIARKLPGRTDNEIKNYWRTHMRKKAQDDRKNKASISPSSSFSNCSSYFSSNSPDVEFMPITENNERNFYDTGGLLGVHEQISLQNAGKKKVGDQEKGKSMKVYSMDEIWKDIELLSEENDTKNKPILPSTMWEYCPDSTLWMTDEEETKMFPQFYCLDNQDNTFFIG; encoded by the exons atgGCGCAAGAGGAAGCAAGAAAAGGTCCATGGAGTGAACAAGAAGATCTTCAACTAGCattttatgtgaacttatttggaGATCGACGATGGGATTTCTTGGCCAAAGTTTCAG GTTTGAAAAGAACAGGAAAGAGTTGCAGGTTACGTTGGGTAAATTACTTGCATCCTGGTCTTAAACGTGGCAAGATGACTCCTCAAGAAGAACGCCTTATTCTTGAACTCCACTCCAAATGGGGAAATAG ATGGTCAAGAATTGCAAGGAAATTACCAGGGAGAACTGACAATGAAATCAAGAATTATTGGAGAACTCATATGAGGAAGAAGGCTCAAGATGACAGGAAAAATAAGGCTTCTATTTCTCCATCTTCATCTTTCTCCAACTGTTCATCTTATTTCTCTTCCAACAGTCCTGACGTGGAATTTATGCCCATTACCGAAAATAACGAAAGAAACTTCTACGATACTGGTGGATTGTTGGGCGTGCATGAACAAATTAGCTTGCAAAATGCAGGGAAAAAGAAAGTTGGTGATCAAGAGAAAGGGAAAAGCATGAAGGTGTACTCTATGGATGAAATATGGAAAGATATTGAATTATTATCAGAAGAAAATGACAcaaaaaataaaccaattttGCCATCAACTATGTGGGAATATTGCCCAGATAGCACTCTATGGATGACTGACGAAGAAGAAACTAAGATGTTTCCTCAGTTTTATTGCTTGGATAACCAGGATAACACATTTTTTATCGGCTAA